From the genome of Mesotoga sp. Brook.08.105.5.1:
CCTCCTGGTGCGAAAGCGCCAGCATCACTTCCCCGGATGCCCTTCCGGGCATCACTTCCTCGCGCCAGCGAGCCTCACTTCCTGGCGAAGCCAGCCTTGCATCTTATTCCGCTCTTTCCAACCTCTAACCTGCAACCCCCGACCCCGATCTTTTTTTCTTAAACTTGCATCCTGCAACTGATATTCGCTCTTTCCAGCCCGCTATCTGCTACCCGCGATATGCTATCATTTTTACACTACTTCCGGAGAGGGTGAGAGGATGTTTGAGTATAGAAGGATCGAAAGTGTGAAGGACTATCTTGATCTTATGAGGTTTTCTTTTGGGATTCCTGGCGGCTGGATGAGATCAGCGTCGAAACATGCAAGTGAAGTCTTCGATGACGATCTAAGAGACCCTATTGGGGCCTATGACGGTTCTACTCTTGCCGCCGAGTATCTTCTGCTTTCTTTGAAGATGAGACTCAGAGATTCAGTCGTTGCGATGTGTGGAATTGGGAACGTTTGCACAAGTCCTCTATACAGGGGCAAGGGTGCCGTCAAGTTCCTTATGGAAAGATCACTGGAGACTATGAGGGAGAAAAAGCAGGCAGTCTCGCTACTATACCCTTTCAATGCCGGCTTCTACAGAAAGCTGGGATGGGAGGAGTTTGATTCGATGCTCAGGGTTAAATTCTCTCCGGGTATGATTAACGTTCCTGAGCAGTATTGCGAAGTGAATACAGAAGAGATGGAAGATGCAGACAGCGATATTAGAGAGTTCTATAACGATTATGCAAGCAGTCATTACACTATGATTCTGAGAGACGGCGAAATGTGGAAGAATGATTTCGAGTTCAGAACCGATGAGGATGTTTCGAAGAAATTCGTGAAATTCAAGAAAGAAGGAAAGACCACAGGGATGCTTCGCTATGTTTTTCTGTACGACAACTTTGACAAGGACAGATCGCTGAAGTTTGTAGTTACGATGTTCCTCGCGGATGATATAGTCACCAGACATGCAATGTTCCGTTTCTTGAAGGGACTCTCTCTTCAGATAGGTCATGTTCACGCATATCTTCCTCCGGATTTTGTTCTCTGGCCATATCTAAGCGATAGGCCCTCGGAGATGAATATCATTTTGAGAACCATGATCCGGATCGTCGATCTGGAGTTGCTAAATGGTCTGAAGATAAACGCACCAGACATGCGGGTCGGCATAAAGATAAGTGATAAACAGGCTTCGTGGAACAACGGTGTCTTCGAAATGTGTATGAAGGATGGCGAGCTCTGCTTCTCTCGTTCCGATTCTTATGATCTCGAATGTGATATTGAGACCTTATCCTCTGTAGTTGGTGGAAAGAGTGATTTCAGGGAGATGATCGAGTTTGGCAGAGTGAAGGCGACGAACAGCTACAATGGTCAAGATCTTTCAAAGACTACACCATTTGTGCTTCAACACTTCTAGTTCTTTCAGACTAAAATAATTGTGCCCCGGAGTCGACCCGGGGCGTTTTGATTTGTCAAATCCTTCCAACTCTAAACTAAACCCAGTCCTCCGTCTGAAAGTATAACCTGGCCAGTTATCCAGTTTGATTCCTCCGATGCAAGAAATACCATGAGGCCGGTGTGGTCTTCGGGATGTCCTATTCTTCCGGCAGGGGTTCTTTCTTCTATTCTTTTCAGAACTTCTGGATGCTGTGAATAGAAAGGCGACGAAAAAGGAATGGTCTCAGTTGGGCCTGGTGCAATTACGTTCACTTGAATGTTCAGTGAAGCGAGTTCAAGGGCCATCACCCTCGAAATAGCTATTATTCCAGCCTTGGCAGCGCAGTGGCCAGCGTGTTCCCTCTCTGGAAAGAGCCCTCCGACCGAGGCCAGATTGATAATCTTTCCACCACCGTTCTTTGCCATCATCTTTGCTACTGCCTGACTTACCATGAACACTATCCTCACGTTTATATGCCACTGTCGATCAATCTCATCAATTGGGTGGTTTAGAAAAGGCGCCCTGAATATGTAAGCGGGGCAGTTAAGAAGGATGTCTACCTTCCATGTATTCTCTTCAATCAGATTGGAGATCTCGTCCACATCTTTTTGATTGTCTATGTTTGCGCATATCGTCGAGCAGAATCCTCTTTTCGTTTGCTCGAGCTCTTCCTTAAGCGTTTCAAGCTTATCTTCGTCTCTATCCAGTATAATGACCTTCGCGCCCTCGTTTACAAAGGCTCTGGCGGCCGAGCCTCCAACTCTCCCGGTCCCGAAAATCAGTGCCGTTTTTCCTGTCAGTCTCTCACTCATAGTTCTTCACCCCTGATCGGCAATCGGGGGGAGAGTGAAGTTCTTTCCCCGCCTGATTGAGATTTCGTGCCAGTTGTTGTACTTCAAGGCCCCCTCGCATGCTGCCCTAATCGCATTCTCATTTGAAGGAGGCGGGTCCGGCCTCTCCCCTTTCGGTATGTTCGATCCGACAGTGCAGATAGTTACGGCCTTGATCTTCAGGAGAGAAGAAAGAACGTATAAAGTCGCCGCTTCCATATCGAGTTGAAGAGCACCGGCGGCGATCCATTCTTCCAGCTTTCCGTGTATCGTAGATGGGAAGTTTTCTCTCAGAAGAGCGGGCTTTGTAGCATAGAAGGAATCCAGTGAAAGCCCCATGCCTACGTGGTAGTTTACACCGGAATCATCGCAGGCAGAAACCAGTGCCATGAGCAGTAGATAATCCGCCACAGCCGGGAAATTCTCCGGGATGAAGAGGTTTGAAGTTCCGGAGTATCTTATGCAGCTTGAAATAACCATAAGATCTCCTGGCTTCACATCAGGCGCCAATCCTCCGGAGGTTCCAACGCGAATTATCGTATTCACTCCAAGTTTGTTGAGTTCAACTACGGCGATCTCAGTCGAAGGGCCTCCGATTCCGCTTGAACATACTGTGATCGGCAGTTCCTTGTATTTGCCGGTAATCGTTATGTAATCCCTGTTGTTTCCAACCTCTTCGACATCGCTCAAGTACTCTCCTATCTCATAGACTCTAGCCGGATCGCCCGGTAGAAGAGCTGTCTCCGGGAGAGAGCTGGCAGAAATCTGCAAGTGATTCTTTGCGTTTTTTGAAGTGTCCATATAATCATCCTTTCAATCCAGTTCCGCTTATCCCCCGAACGAAATACTTCTGGAGGAAGAGGAAGAGAATGACCGGCGGAAGGCTTCCGGCGATGGCCGAGCTGAATAAGTTCGCCCAGCTGGTGTTTTCTGTTGATCTGTGTGCCGCTATGGCTACCTGCACAACTTCGAATCTGCTTGAATGGGTTGCTACAAGAGGCCAGAACAATGAGTTCCACTGGAACATGAATACCATAACAATCACGGTCACTATTGCCGGTACGCTCAATGGAATAGCTATCTTCCAGTAGATCCTGAACCAGGAAGCACCGTCAATCCTTGCCGCTTCCATTATCTCTGAAGGCACTTCGGAGAAGAACTGCCTGAACAGGAAGATAGCGAGGCCGTTGGCGACACCGGGAAGGATCAGGGCCCAGTATGTGTTGTCTATCCGCAGCTGCTTAATGAGGATATAGAGGGGTATGACAATCGATTCGAAGGGAACCATGAAGGTTATCAGGACTATTGTGAAAAGGACCGCCTTGCCCCTGAACTCGAATTTAGCGAGCGCGAATCCTGCCATTGAGGCCACAAGAATTGTTAGGAGAATCGTTGAGACTGAGACGAGGAGACTGTTCATAAGGGCTCTCCCAAAGTTCAGGTTTACGAATATGTGAACGAAGTTCTCTAACGTAGGATTAGTAGGAACGAAAGTTCTCCAGGTGAGGGGGTTTGCATATTCATAGAGTGGGCTGGCTGGCCTCAACGCAGATGCGATTACCCATATAAGCGGGATCAGGAAGAAGAGGCTTATTATGCCTAGAATGGCGAATAGAACTAGAGTTTTCCACGGACTTCTTTTCTTCATGATTCCACCTCAATACTCGAATCGAGCCCTGGTGAATCGCAGCTCGAGGAAACTGAATAGAAGGATAATACCAAGCAAGATCGTGGTAATGGCCGAGGCCCTTCCCATGTCGAGATTGACGAAGGCGCTCTTGTAGGATTCGTACATGAGAAGGTTGGTCGAACCCATGGGGCCACCCTTGGTAATTATGTAAACCGGCGCGAAGCTCAGGAAGTTGAAAGCGGTATTTGCAACGAGAACGAACGATATGGTTCTCGTTAGCAATGGGAGAGTTATCCTGAACGTCTTCCTGAATGTAGAAGCTCCGTCAATGTCAGCCGCTTCGTACAATGTTTCCGGAATGTTCTGCAGTCCAGCAAGAAAGTACATCATCCAGTAACCGGAACTTCTCCATACGTTCAGCAGGACAAGCCCCCAAAGAGCCTGATTCGGAGAGGCGAAGAAGGGCTGGGGTTTGAAGCCAAACATGGTTAAGAAGCTGTTGGCCAGTCCGTTGTAGGGATCAAGCATAACCATCCAGATCACCGAAACGACCGCGAATGAAATCGCCGCAGGCAAGAAGAAAACTGTTCTGAAAAACTTGGTGAAGAAATGGCTTGAGTTCAGAAGCAGTGCCATTGATAACGATGTCAGCACGATCAGCGGGTTGACAACTATCGAGTAGATTAGGGTAACGGAGAACGATTTCCAAAAAACGGGATCGTATTTGAAGAGATATTCGTAGTTTTCGAATCCCACGAATGACTTTACCCCTGTGAAGCTAGTCGTGGTGAGGCTCTCAATAACTGAAACACCTATAGGCCAGATCTTGAAAACGACTAAGAATGCGAGCGCGGGGAGAACGAAAAGCCATGCCACTTTATTGTTTCGAAACATCAGCACACCATCCGGAATACCCTAAGGTCAAGTACGATCCCAAAATCGATTATCTGTATCTTCTAAGTTCTCTATCTATTCTTGCCGCGACTTCCTCAAGCGTGCTTCTCGGGTCGGCACCATAATGAATTGAGTTGAATGCCTCTCTGAGCATGAGCTCATACTGAGAATAACCCGGTGTTCGCGGCCTCGGAACTGCCGTTGTCTCCATCTCAGTAATAAACAGCTGCCACATGGGGTTGTCGAATACCTGGGGGAGTGCTTCGTAAACATCGGATCTAGCAGGCGCTATTCCGTTTAGATTGTGCCATGTAATCACGGCGTCTTTACCAGTTATGAACTTCGTGAAAGCAAGGGCCGCATCGAGCTTCTTCGTCTTAGAGTTGATTCCGACATGCCAGCTGCCCGTAGGAGTTACCGCAACTCCGCCATCGAAGTATGGGAAGGGGGAGAGTCCGTAATCTAGATCGGGATATTGGAGCATTCTTCTTATGTTCCACTCGTTCCCCAGCATCATTGCTGCTCTTCCGGTTCCGAAATACTCTCGTGAGATAGCCGAGTCACTTAGACCTTGAGGGCTTACCTTCCATTCATTAAACAGCTTCCAGTAGAACGTCGAGCCTTCCACAAAAGCATCTGAAGTGATGTATCCCTGTGAGACAAAACCATCGTCAGAGAGTACTGATGCACCGAGAGACTGAACCATAGGGAAGATAAGATAGGGTCTGTCTATCTGCTCAATTACCAGGCCCCAGATATCTGTTATGCCGTCTCCGTTCGTGTCCTTTGTAAGCTGCTTGGCAATTTCAGCAACCTCTTCCCACGTCAGCCTCTCTTCAAGACTCTCCGGAGGAAAGGGGATACCATATTCTTCAAAGATAGCCTTGTTATAGAAGAGACCTGCGGAAGAAGTTCCGTAAGGTACGGAGTAGAATGTTCCATGATAACTGCCCTCTTCTATGGAGGCATCGAACCAGGCTGCCATCTCTTCTTCGGAAAAGTGCTCGTCGAGAGGGAGAAGATAACCTCTTGCCGCGTAAGAAGCGGTATTGGGTCCGTCTACGATGTAAACGTCGGGAGTACCGTCTCCGGCGGCCAAACGGACTTCAATTGTCTGAAATAGCTGGCCAAAAGGAACGAGCTGAATGTCCACATCGATTCCCGGATTCGCAGCTTTGAACGCGTTGATCACCTGCATGACCTGATCTTGCGGCCACCCCATCCACAGAACTTCGAGCGTAGTAGCCGAAAGAACGACACCCAGTAAGAGAACGATCGCAAGTACGAGCTTCCTCATTTCGCCACACCCCCTGTTGAGCTAATGTATTAACGTCTTCTGATGAGCTTGAAAGTGAACTTTCCTGATGGCAAATAACTCTTCGAGTACAAAACCTTTCTATCTTGAACGTCGTAATGAATCTGCTCAAGCAAGAGCACCGAAGTGCCTACGTCGATCCTCAGCTTTCTTGACAATCCTTCGTCAGACTTGAAAGGAATGAGATCACACTCTGCATATCTTATGTCGATATTATAGTGTTTTCCAAGACCCTCAAAGACGGAACCCTGAATTCTCTCCGGGTCTATTTGAGAAACGAATGATCTCGGGATCACGTCAACACAAACAGCAACCGGGATCTCGGAAGAGTACTTCACAGTCTCAAGAAGATATACTATGCTCCCTTCCTCCAGTTCAAGGAGCTCGCCGGCCCTTCCATCGCACACACACTCTTCGAACTGTATGACCTCGCTTCTTGCAGAATGGCCTTGAGATTCAATGAAACTCGCTATGCTTGAAAGCCTTTCTATACCACCCTTGATGATCGGGTATCTGTCTGTAACAAAAGTGCCGACCCCGTGCCTTTTGAGGAGAAGCCCCTCCTTCTGAAGAAGACCAATCGCCTCCCTTAGAGAGTTTCTACTCACACCGAGCTTTCTTGCCAGGTCATGTTCAGAAGGAAGCTTCTCGCCGGCCTTCAGCTCTCCGCTCAGTATGAGGTTTCTCATTTCGCTATGGATCTTTCCCGAAAGAGAAGTATGAATATGATAGTTAAGATCGATATCCTTCATCTACACCGCCTCTCTTATGATGTAGGATGTCCTACAAGTAGAATATACACTATTCATCGTCAAAAACAAAAACTGCAGAAACTTTCTGGTTCAGGTTCACTGTTAACGAGCTGCCGTCCGAAGAGCCGATATTCGCTGAATGCTGGGAAGAGCCATTGCCCAGAAAAGCATTTGGGGACGCAAGGCTGGGCAAGAACGGCCCAGGTCGCAATGCCCGGAAAAGCGTCCGGGGACGCAAGGCTGGCGAAGACCACGCCAGGACGCAAGGCTGCCTTTGGCAGGAAGTGAGGCCCGAAAGAACATCCGGGGAAGTGATGCGGCGAAGAGCATCGCTGGAAGTGAGGCTCGCTAGCGCG
Proteins encoded in this window:
- a CDS encoding GNAT family N-acetyltransferase, with translation MFEYRRIESVKDYLDLMRFSFGIPGGWMRSASKHASEVFDDDLRDPIGAYDGSTLAAEYLLLSLKMRLRDSVVAMCGIGNVCTSPLYRGKGAVKFLMERSLETMREKKQAVSLLYPFNAGFYRKLGWEEFDSMLRVKFSPGMINVPEQYCEVNTEEMEDADSDIREFYNDYASSHYTMILRDGEMWKNDFEFRTDEDVSKKFVKFKKEGKTTGMLRYVFLYDNFDKDRSLKFVVTMFLADDIVTRHAMFRFLKGLSLQIGHVHAYLPPDFVLWPYLSDRPSEMNIILRTMIRIVDLELLNGLKINAPDMRVGIKISDKQASWNNGVFEMCMKDGELCFSRSDSYDLECDIETLSSVVGGKSDFREMIEFGRVKATNSYNGQDLSKTTPFVLQHF
- a CDS encoding SDR family oxidoreductase; protein product: MSERLTGKTALIFGTGRVGGSAARAFVNEGAKVIILDRDEDKLETLKEELEQTKRGFCSTICANIDNQKDVDEISNLIEENTWKVDILLNCPAYIFRAPFLNHPIDEIDRQWHINVRIVFMVSQAVAKMMAKNGGGKIINLASVGGLFPEREHAGHCAAKAGIIAISRVMALELASLNIQVNVIAPGPTETIPFSSPFYSQHPEVLKRIEERTPAGRIGHPEDHTGLMVFLASEESNWITGQVILSDGGLGLV
- a CDS encoding nucleoside phosphorylase is translated as MDTSKNAKNHLQISASSLPETALLPGDPARVYEIGEYLSDVEEVGNNRDYITITGKYKELPITVCSSGIGGPSTEIAVVELNKLGVNTIIRVGTSGGLAPDVKPGDLMVISSCIRYSGTSNLFIPENFPAVADYLLLMALVSACDDSGVNYHVGMGLSLDSFYATKPALLRENFPSTIHGKLEEWIAAGALQLDMEAATLYVLSSLLKIKAVTICTVGSNIPKGERPDPPPSNENAIRAACEGALKYNNWHEISIRRGKNFTLPPIADQG
- a CDS encoding carbohydrate ABC transporter permease, whose product is MKKRSPWKTLVLFAILGIISLFFLIPLIWVIASALRPASPLYEYANPLTWRTFVPTNPTLENFVHIFVNLNFGRALMNSLLVSVSTILLTILVASMAGFALAKFEFRGKAVLFTIVLITFMVPFESIVIPLYILIKQLRIDNTYWALILPGVANGLAIFLFRQFFSEVPSEIMEAARIDGASWFRIYWKIAIPLSVPAIVTVIVMVFMFQWNSLFWPLVATHSSRFEVVQVAIAAHRSTENTSWANLFSSAIAGSLPPVILFLFLQKYFVRGISGTGLKG
- a CDS encoding sugar ABC transporter permease; this encodes MFRNNKVAWLFVLPALAFLVVFKIWPIGVSVIESLTTTSFTGVKSFVGFENYEYLFKYDPVFWKSFSVTLIYSIVVNPLIVLTSLSMALLLNSSHFFTKFFRTVFFLPAAISFAVVSVIWMVMLDPYNGLANSFLTMFGFKPQPFFASPNQALWGLVLLNVWRSSGYWMMYFLAGLQNIPETLYEAADIDGASTFRKTFRITLPLLTRTISFVLVANTAFNFLSFAPVYIITKGGPMGSTNLLMYESYKSAFVNLDMGRASAITTILLGIILLFSFLELRFTRARFEY
- a CDS encoding ABC transporter substrate-binding protein; protein product: MRKLVLAIVLLLGVVLSATTLEVLWMGWPQDQVMQVINAFKAANPGIDVDIQLVPFGQLFQTIEVRLAAGDGTPDVYIVDGPNTASYAARGYLLPLDEHFSEEEMAAWFDASIEEGSYHGTFYSVPYGTSSAGLFYNKAIFEEYGIPFPPESLEERLTWEEVAEIAKQLTKDTNGDGITDIWGLVIEQIDRPYLIFPMVQSLGASVLSDDGFVSQGYITSDAFVEGSTFYWKLFNEWKVSPQGLSDSAISREYFGTGRAAMMLGNEWNIRRMLQYPDLDYGLSPFPYFDGGVAVTPTGSWHVGINSKTKKLDAALAFTKFITGKDAVITWHNLNGIAPARSDVYEALPQVFDNPMWQLFITEMETTAVPRPRTPGYSQYELMLREAFNSIHYGADPRSTLEEVAARIDRELRRYR
- a CDS encoding GntR family transcriptional regulator; translation: MKDIDLNYHIHTSLSGKIHSEMRNLILSGELKAGEKLPSEHDLARKLGVSRNSLREAIGLLQKEGLLLKRHGVGTFVTDRYPIIKGGIERLSSIASFIESQGHSARSEVIQFEECVCDGRAGELLELEEGSIVYLLETVKYSSEIPVAVCVDVIPRSFVSQIDPERIQGSVFEGLGKHYNIDIRYAECDLIPFKSDEGLSRKLRIDVGTSVLLLEQIHYDVQDRKVLYSKSYLPSGKFTFKLIRRR